Proteins co-encoded in one Marinomonas sp. IMCC 4694 genomic window:
- a CDS encoding alkene reductase, translating to MSQSENTLFSAVQLGDVALANRFVMAPLTRTRAPGHLPNALMAEYYGQRASTGLIITECTMVTEDTSAFGDDPGIYSQAQIDGWKLTTDAVHQAGGHAFMQIWHAGRAAHPLLNGGKEAVGPSAIAIDGETHTAEGKKPYTVPRELTVAEIKAIVNDFRQGAINAKAAGFDGVEIHGANGYLLDQFLRDSANQRTDEYGGSMENRARFLFEVIEAVTEVMGSGRVGVRLSPLNSFQSMKDTDPLAWTRFLAEQLNRFNLAYVHLMRADFFGIQQADVVSVAREAYQGHLMVNMGYSPEEAQQVIASGQADSVAFGTGILANPDFVERVKQGAELNQPNPDTFYTPGAVGYTDYPLMSA from the coding sequence ATGTCACAGTCAGAAAACACCCTTTTCAGTGCAGTCCAACTTGGCGATGTTGCCTTGGCCAATCGTTTTGTCATGGCGCCGCTAACCCGCACCCGCGCACCCGGTCATTTGCCCAATGCCTTGATGGCGGAATATTACGGACAGCGCGCCAGCACCGGCTTGATCATCACCGAATGCACCATGGTGACGGAAGACACCTCGGCATTCGGCGACGATCCGGGCATTTACTCGCAAGCGCAAATCGACGGTTGGAAGTTGACCACAGACGCCGTGCATCAAGCGGGCGGCCATGCCTTTATGCAAATTTGGCACGCTGGAAGAGCCGCACATCCTTTGTTGAACGGCGGTAAAGAAGCGGTAGGTCCGAGCGCCATTGCAATCGACGGCGAGACGCACACCGCAGAGGGCAAAAAGCCTTACACAGTGCCTCGTGAATTAACCGTCGCCGAGATCAAAGCCATTGTGAACGATTTCCGCCAAGGGGCGATCAATGCCAAAGCGGCGGGGTTTGATGGCGTTGAAATTCATGGTGCCAACGGTTATTTACTTGACCAATTCTTGCGCGACAGCGCCAACCAGCGTACCGACGAATACGGCGGCTCGATGGAAAACCGAGCGCGTTTCTTGTTCGAAGTGATTGAAGCCGTGACAGAAGTGATGGGCAGTGGCCGAGTCGGCGTGCGCTTGTCGCCATTGAACAGTTTCCAAAGCATGAAAGACACGGACCCATTGGCGTGGACGCGCTTTTTGGCAGAGCAATTAAACCGTTTCAACTTGGCGTATGTTCACCTGATGCGTGCCGATTTCTTTGGGATTCAGCAAGCTGACGTAGTGAGCGTCGCACGCGAAGCGTACCAAGGTCACCTGATGGTCAACATGGGCTACAGCCCAGAAGAAGCCCAGCAAGTGATTGCCTCTGGCCAAGCCGACAGCGTGGCATTTGGAACAGGCATTTTGGCGAACCCCGACTTTGTCGAGCGTGTCAAACAAGGCGCTGAGCTGAACCAACCGAACCCAGACACTTTTTACACACCAGGCGCGGTTGGTTACACCGATTATCCGTTGATGAGTGCCTAG
- a CDS encoding carbohydrate porin codes for MKKLSKKNADFELNTDTFSQAVGDSTYDQGGRVAVNASSTHTSGDNFVTAKGTVLLTTDGTTGVDDAYIQMGNSTVSVQAGRFEGVNLFPLGKDTMVSHAGDVTVYNAGDVRGRAGSKGGQFALHVNASDSVKFEVDTIFGDADSKAGAHTSAVSGIRPSVSFTTDMATFTVGYESVKYDLTGGGDVNKSGFGATVNFNVGDANINLAATSGKDDNTDQKVSSLAANMTYGNFGLGVISSSEDNTTGSDPSVMTTYVAYTMPLLDIDNASVTLAGSYSTADDVAVGTNDKTTAARVRFNYSF; via the coding sequence GTGAAGAAATTAAGTAAAAAAAATGCAGACTTTGAATTAAATACAGATACTTTTTCGCAAGCCGTCGGTGATTCAACCTACGACCAAGGTGGCCGTGTTGCTGTTAATGCTTCCAGCACCCACACATCAGGCGATAACTTTGTAACGGCTAAAGGAACAGTGTTACTGACAACCGACGGAACCACCGGCGTAGATGATGCTTACATTCAAATGGGTAATAGCACAGTGAGTGTTCAAGCAGGTCGTTTCGAAGGTGTAAACCTATTCCCTCTAGGCAAAGACACCATGGTTTCACATGCTGGCGATGTGACAGTTTACAATGCGGGTGATGTACGTGGCCGTGCGGGCAGCAAAGGTGGTCAGTTTGCCTTGCACGTTAATGCCAGTGATAGCGTTAAATTCGAAGTAGACACGATTTTTGGTGATGCCGATTCTAAAGCAGGTGCTCATACATCGGCTGTCTCAGGTATTCGTCCATCGGTTTCTTTCACGACAGACATGGCTACATTTACAGTGGGCTATGAAAGCGTTAAATACGATTTAACTGGCGGCGGCGATGTTAACAAATCTGGTTTTGGTGCCACTGTTAACTTTAACGTGGGTGATGCCAACATTAACCTTGCCGCTACGTCTGGCAAAGATGACAACACAGACCAAAAAGTATCCTCTCTTGCGGCCAACATGACCTACGGTAACTTTGGCCTAGGCGTGATCAGCTCTAGTGAGGACAATACTACAGGCAGTGATCCTTCTGTGATGACAACTTATGTTGCTTACACCATGCCACTTTTGGACATTGATAACGCATCCGTTACCTTAGCGGGTTCTTACTCAACAGCGGATGATGTGGCTGTTGGTACGAACGATAAAACCACCGCTGCTCGAGTTCGCTTTAACTATAGCTTCTAA
- a CDS encoding Abi family protein — translation MIAFNKPAITPEQQLTLLEKRGLTIFNHSRALAFLRSVSFFRLTPYMRPFQENAQHNFIAGTCFRQLVEIYDFDRRLRLLVMDAIERAEVAIRGHISNHMGTAYGSHWYLEATYFKNRSQHDRLLNDIRSKQENELRDYHKECDRIDKLKTDDARKANLKSKRQQESYARHYALTYTTPELIPNWAMVEDITLGTLSYLYKNLSKDSDKKHIARGLGLEAPLLESWLHTLTTVRNLCAHHSRLWNRELGIKPAVPKSNRIAWPNYLREGSASLHTRAAVILPILQHFMTHCAPHASWKQRLIELFNEFPNTPLTPMGLPNDWQYDPFWQNT, via the coding sequence ATGATAGCATTCAACAAACCTGCAATAACCCCTGAACAACAGCTTACTTTGTTAGAAAAACGCGGGCTGACTATTTTTAACCACTCCCGCGCGTTGGCATTTTTACGATCCGTGAGTTTCTTTCGTCTAACGCCCTATATGCGACCTTTTCAGGAGAATGCTCAGCATAATTTTATTGCCGGCACCTGCTTTCGTCAGTTGGTAGAAATATATGATTTTGATAGACGACTACGTTTATTAGTGATGGACGCCATTGAACGAGCGGAAGTCGCTATCCGTGGTCATATTAGCAATCATATGGGCACTGCCTATGGGAGTCATTGGTACCTTGAAGCAACCTATTTTAAAAACAGATCACAGCATGATCGTTTATTAAATGACATTCGCAGTAAGCAAGAAAATGAGCTTCGTGATTACCACAAAGAATGTGATCGAATAGATAAGCTCAAAACAGACGATGCCCGTAAAGCTAACTTGAAAAGCAAACGGCAACAAGAAAGCTACGCTAGGCATTATGCGTTAACCTACACAACTCCTGAACTCATACCTAATTGGGCTATGGTAGAAGACATCACCTTGGGTACGCTGTCCTATTTATACAAAAACCTCAGTAAAGACAGCGATAAAAAGCATATTGCTAGGGGATTAGGGCTAGAAGCCCCGTTACTTGAGTCTTGGCTGCATACCTTAACCACGGTGAGGAACCTATGCGCTCATCATAGCCGCCTTTGGAATCGAGAACTGGGCATTAAGCCGGCCGTGCCGAAAAGTAACCGAATTGCATGGCCAAACTATTTGAGAGAAGGCAGTGCAAGTTTGCATACCCGTGCAGCGGTGATTCTACCCATATTGCAACATTTTATGACTCATTGCGCGCCGCATGCCAGCTGGAAACAACGCTTAATTGAGCTCTTTAATGAGTTCCCGAATACACCTTTAACCCCTATGGGTTTGCCAAATGATTGGCAGTACGACCCATTTTGGCAAAACACCTAA
- a CDS encoding restriction endonuclease subunit S produces the protein MSDVNLPEGWAKTKVIDIADINPKKIDADPEVLSGFIPMSHAPTDFNGALFFDEKPWGDIKKSYTNFKDNDVIVAKVTPCFENGKAAIVQGLPNGIGAGSSEFYVIRPANQEVSTRFLFSIVKSHKFLREGAENMTGAVGLRRVPRAFVENFGVPLPPLAEQKVIADKLDTLLAQVETTKARLERIPNILKTFRQSVLAAAVSGKLTEEWRSNTKTKTTLEFMDWKWGNIPSTWKVKLFPELVDSRLGKMLDQAKNTGIPTKYIGNINVRWFSIDLNKTQEILVSENEIKELSLKIGDVLICEGGEPGRCAIWDNDFDEPIVFQKALHRARVKVEILPEWLTMNIKNDCDMLTMEQLFTGTTIKHLTGKALKRYPIRVPPLEEQTQIVRRVEELFAFADAIEQKANAALERVNNLTQSILAKAFRGELTADWRAANPELITGENSADALLAKIKAEREAMKKQPKKKAATRKIQ, from the coding sequence ATGAGTGACGTTAATTTGCCGGAAGGATGGGCTAAAACTAAAGTAATTGATATCGCAGATATTAACCCCAAAAAAATAGATGCTGACCCTGAGGTTTTATCTGGTTTTATTCCAATGTCACATGCTCCTACAGATTTTAACGGGGCTTTATTTTTTGATGAAAAACCATGGGGCGATATTAAAAAATCATACACGAACTTTAAAGACAATGATGTCATTGTTGCTAAGGTCACTCCATGTTTTGAGAATGGAAAAGCAGCCATCGTTCAGGGTTTGCCAAATGGGATCGGTGCTGGGAGCTCTGAGTTTTATGTTATTCGTCCAGCTAATCAGGAAGTGTCGACACGTTTTCTATTTTCTATTGTAAAGTCACATAAATTTTTACGGGAAGGTGCTGAAAATATGACTGGTGCTGTTGGCCTTCGTCGAGTTCCCCGTGCTTTTGTTGAAAACTTTGGAGTGCCACTCCCACCTCTCGCCGAGCAAAAAGTCATTGCCGATAAACTCGACACCTTGCTGGCACAGGTCGAAACCACCAAAGCCCGTCTCGAACGTATTCCCAACATCCTAAAAACCTTCCGCCAATCCGTCCTCGCCGCCGCTGTGAGTGGGAAATTGACGGAAGAGTGGCGAAGTAATACCAAGACCAAAACTACTCTTGAATTTATGGACTGGAAATGGGGCAATATACCATCTACATGGAAAGTTAAATTATTTCCTGAGCTAGTAGATAGCCGACTGGGAAAAATGCTGGATCAGGCAAAAAACACAGGGATACCTACCAAGTATATTGGGAATATTAATGTTCGTTGGTTTAGTATTGACTTAAATAAGACACAAGAAATATTGGTATCTGAGAATGAGATTAAAGAGCTGTCTTTAAAGATTGGCGATGTTTTGATTTGTGAGGGTGGGGAGCCAGGAAGGTGTGCTATTTGGGATAATGATTTCGATGAGCCGATTGTATTTCAAAAAGCATTACATAGAGCAAGAGTGAAAGTAGAAATCCTCCCTGAATGGCTGACGATGAATATTAAAAACGACTGTGACATGCTGACTATGGAACAGCTATTCACTGGAACAACAATTAAACATCTGACAGGGAAAGCTCTCAAGAGGTATCCCATAAGAGTCCCTCCCCTCGAAGAGCAAACCCAAATCGTCCGCCGTGTTGAAGAGCTCTTTGCCTTTGCCGACGCCATCGAGCAAAAAGCCAATGCGGCTCTTGAGCGCGTCAACAATCTCACCCAATCCATCTTGGCCAAAGCCTTCCGCGGTGAACTCACGGCCGATTGGCGCGCGGCAAATCCTGAGTTAATCACCGGCGAGAACTCCGCCGACGCCTTGCTGGCAAAAATCAAAGCCGAACGTGAGGCGATGAAAAAACAGCCTAAGAAAAAAGCGGCGACAAGAAAAATCCAGTAG
- a CDS encoding N-6 DNA methylase codes for MTNNDIVQKLWNLCDVLRDDGINYSDYVTELVLLLFIKMVHENTEAGTIKKHPLPEGCRWTDISEKSGINLLNDYKRILLSLSTGKDADGNLVHDDLLISAIYADAQTRLREPRHLEQMIKTLDHIDWFSAAKDGLGDLYEGLLEKNASETKSGAGQYFTPRALINSMVRCVKPQIGEIIQDPAVGTAGFLVAADQYMREQTDDYMDLTAKEAEFQKNQAFVGVELVPNTRRLALMNCLLHGMEGDDEGVVHLGNALGDAGKALKSADIILANPPFGTSKGGEASNTRDDLTYKTSNKQLAFLQHIYRNLKPGGRAAVVLPDNVLFEAGVGTDVRRDLMDKCNLHTILRLPTGIFYAQGVKTNVLFFTKGSAADTFQMENCTENVWVYDLRTNMTSFGKRTPFGDNHLAPFEGVYGENADGISPRNEGEYSFNVQDARVSPEAGMPEATGAEEIAVDKQAAVENENVDDDLLKSRWRCFSRDWIRDTKGDSLDISWLKDKDSVDAADLPEPSVLAREAKDELAAAMSEIDELLAALEGVN; via the coding sequence ATGACCAACAACGACATCGTTCAAAAACTCTGGAATCTGTGCGACGTATTACGCGACGACGGGATTAATTACAGTGATTACGTAACAGAACTCGTGCTGCTGTTGTTTATAAAAATGGTGCATGAAAACACCGAAGCCGGCACGATTAAAAAGCACCCTTTGCCGGAAGGCTGCCGCTGGACCGACATCAGCGAGAAGTCGGGCATTAACTTATTAAACGATTACAAACGCATCCTGTTAAGCCTTTCCACGGGCAAAGACGCCGACGGCAATCTAGTGCATGATGATCTATTGATCAGTGCGATTTACGCCGATGCGCAAACGCGTTTGCGTGAGCCGCGCCATTTAGAGCAAATGATCAAAACCCTCGACCACATTGACTGGTTCAGCGCCGCCAAAGATGGCCTTGGGGATTTGTACGAAGGCTTACTAGAGAAAAACGCCAGCGAGACGAAATCCGGTGCGGGCCAGTACTTTACTCCGCGCGCCCTAATCAACAGCATGGTGCGTTGCGTTAAGCCGCAAATTGGTGAAATCATACAAGACCCAGCGGTCGGCACGGCCGGTTTTCTCGTCGCCGCCGACCAATACATGCGCGAGCAAACCGACGATTACATGGACTTAACGGCCAAAGAAGCCGAATTCCAGAAAAACCAAGCGTTTGTTGGCGTAGAACTGGTGCCCAATACGCGCCGTTTGGCCTTAATGAACTGCTTATTACACGGCATGGAAGGCGACGACGAAGGCGTGGTGCATTTGGGCAACGCCTTAGGTGACGCCGGTAAAGCGCTAAAATCGGCGGATATTATCCTTGCCAATCCGCCCTTTGGCACCAGTAAAGGCGGGGAAGCCAGCAACACCCGCGACGACCTCACCTACAAAACCAGCAACAAACAGCTGGCGTTTTTGCAGCACATCTACCGCAACCTAAAACCCGGTGGCCGCGCCGCCGTGGTATTGCCAGACAACGTCTTGTTTGAAGCCGGCGTGGGCACCGACGTACGCCGCGACCTCATGGACAAATGCAACCTGCACACGATTTTGCGCCTGCCTACTGGAATTTTCTACGCACAAGGGGTGAAAACCAATGTGCTGTTTTTTACCAAGGGATCGGCGGCCGACACGTTTCAGATGGAAAATTGCACCGAGAATGTCTGGGTGTACGACCTGCGCACCAACATGACCAGCTTTGGTAAACGCACCCCCTTTGGCGACAACCATTTAGCGCCGTTTGAAGGGGTCTATGGCGAGAACGCCGACGGCATCAGCCCCCGCAACGAAGGGGAATACAGCTTCAATGTGCAGGACGCACGAGTGTCGCCAGAGGCAGGGATGCCGGAAGCGACGGGTGCGGAAGAGATTGCCGTAGACAAACAAGCGGCTGTGGAAAACGAAAACGTCGACGACGATCTACTAAAAAGCCGCTGGCGTTGCTTCAGCCGCGACTGGATACGAGACACCAAAGGCGACTCGCTGGACATCAGCTGGTTAAAAGACAAAGACAGCGTCGACGCCGCCGACTTACCCGAACCCAGCGTACTCGCCCGTGAAGCCAAAGACGAACTCGCGGCCGCCATGAGTGAGATTGATGAATTGTTGGCAGCGTTGGAAGGGGTGAATTAA
- the hsdR gene encoding type I restriction-modification system endonuclease translates to MTQLTSNFSFLKEHDPLFVELASSAERAFVGDPNTTLLKLRQLGEALAQHIAVLAGIPFDEQTSQADLLYKIHRELKLEPVVRELFHTLRIEGNKANHQFKTKHKEAISGLVVARKLTIWFHQSFGEAGVKFKPGPFVAPTDPSEQLRKLQGDIAQLKNDLQQANLDLDSSQQLNELVAKEKDEYEALAHAMDEESRALAEQAAAHEQAFTQQQRDYEAKIQALQAQLASQDDTTQATQRQQLNTNTQAATQHIVLDEALTRILIDQQLTEAGWMADSEAFTFRNGTRPEKGKNIAIAEWPTESNGVALKKEMGRADYVLFAGLTPIAVVEAKKENTNVAGKISQAERYSKALNVLPPMQGAWELAGMTVAWPDENEGHYKVPFVYSCNGRPYVPQLAEQSGTWFRDVRDFANIKRALPGFYTPVGLLDLLKRSKEAAEQTLKAEPFGYLKVRDYQQKAIVAVENALSREVRSALLAMATGTGKTRTIIGLMYRFLKTERFKRILFLVDRTALGQQAIDAFNEAPLEQNHTLSKIYNVAELGDMTTAAETRVQVATVQAMVKRIFMSDTPPPVDQFDCIIIDEAHRGYTLDQDMTEGEIATRDASQYLSSYRRVLEYFDAVKVALTATPAKHTSDIFGKPVYTYSYREAVADDWLIDHEPPIRYETLLTQQGINFAKGDQVSAINTQTGEVQSAELDDELSFDVDAFNRRVINENFNRVICEQLVQELDPFGDEKTLIFCATDLHADMVKRLLDEAFKDLYNGEYNQAAVAKITGQSDKVDQLIRQYKNERYPNIAITVDLLTTGIDVPTICNLVFMRRVKSRILYEQMIGRATRRCDEIGKTVFRIYDPVDIYAALADVNTMKPLVRDPNITLEQLVGEMTNPEQLERSLNAPGDTPEQSHADVVLSQLSQKVMRVLRKAEKKAENKPALKQKLGELQELWGIEPKSLHKHLNALGPKSAATFINQHSGLLNQLADVNRLLGSDRQPVISEHHDEIKERTQSYGEHQKPQDYLDSFNQFIKAQLNQNTALSVVVKRPRDLTREQLKAITLLLDGAGYSNVSLQAAVRKQTNQDIAAKIVGHIRRAALGEPLIPFEQRVAQAMQRIYQSHNWLPTQRKWLERLAKQLVHEVIIDREFVNSRFSDYGGAKQFDKILGNQLDSVLDELSDAIWPQKSA, encoded by the coding sequence ATGACACAGCTGACTTCAAACTTCTCTTTCTTAAAAGAGCACGACCCGCTTTTCGTTGAGTTGGCTTCCTCAGCAGAACGCGCTTTCGTTGGCGACCCAAACACCACCTTGCTGAAATTGCGTCAATTGGGCGAGGCCTTAGCCCAGCATATTGCGGTACTGGCAGGCATTCCCTTCGATGAGCAAACCTCACAAGCGGATCTGCTCTATAAAATACACCGTGAATTGAAGTTAGAGCCGGTAGTACGAGAGCTGTTTCACACCTTGCGCATTGAAGGCAATAAAGCCAACCACCAATTCAAAACCAAGCACAAAGAAGCCATTAGCGGCTTGGTTGTCGCGCGCAAATTAACCATCTGGTTCCATCAATCTTTTGGCGAAGCGGGAGTCAAATTCAAGCCTGGCCCTTTCGTTGCCCCGACAGACCCCAGTGAGCAGCTACGAAAACTGCAAGGTGACATTGCTCAGTTAAAAAATGATCTGCAACAGGCCAATCTTGATCTGGATTCCAGCCAGCAACTCAATGAGCTGGTGGCCAAAGAAAAAGACGAATACGAAGCGCTGGCTCATGCGATGGATGAAGAATCCCGCGCATTGGCTGAGCAAGCCGCGGCACATGAACAGGCATTTACGCAACAGCAGCGAGATTACGAAGCCAAAATTCAGGCACTTCAAGCTCAGCTGGCCAGCCAAGATGACACCACACAAGCAACTCAACGTCAGCAATTAAACACCAATACGCAGGCCGCCACGCAACACATAGTGTTAGACGAAGCGTTAACCCGTATCTTGATTGACCAACAACTCACCGAAGCGGGTTGGATGGCAGACAGCGAAGCCTTCACCTTCCGCAATGGCACCAGACCCGAAAAAGGCAAAAACATCGCCATTGCTGAGTGGCCCACAGAATCTAATGGCGTCGCTTTAAAAAAAGAAATGGGCCGAGCCGATTATGTGCTGTTTGCCGGTTTAACGCCCATCGCTGTGGTCGAAGCGAAAAAAGAAAACACCAATGTCGCCGGTAAGATTTCCCAAGCAGAACGTTACAGCAAAGCTCTAAACGTCTTACCACCCATGCAAGGCGCCTGGGAGTTGGCCGGCATGACAGTCGCCTGGCCCGATGAAAACGAGGGCCATTACAAGGTGCCTTTTGTCTATTCCTGCAACGGTCGCCCTTATGTGCCCCAGTTAGCGGAACAATCCGGCACTTGGTTTCGTGATGTGCGCGATTTTGCCAACATTAAGCGCGCACTGCCGGGCTTTTATACGCCGGTCGGCTTGCTCGATCTGCTCAAACGCAGCAAAGAGGCGGCCGAGCAAACACTCAAAGCGGAACCATTCGGCTACTTAAAAGTGCGTGATTATCAGCAAAAAGCCATAGTGGCCGTTGAAAATGCACTCTCCCGTGAAGTGCGCAGTGCCTTGCTGGCGATGGCAACAGGCACCGGTAAAACACGCACCATCATTGGCTTAATGTATCGCTTTTTAAAAACGGAACGTTTTAAGCGCATCTTGTTTTTGGTGGATCGTACCGCATTGGGGCAACAAGCCATCGATGCCTTTAACGAAGCGCCCCTTGAGCAAAATCACACCCTATCTAAAATCTACAACGTGGCAGAGCTTGGGGATATGACAACGGCGGCGGAAACTCGTGTTCAGGTAGCCACTGTACAAGCCATGGTGAAGCGCATTTTTATGAGCGACACCCCGCCGCCCGTCGACCAATTTGATTGCATTATTATCGACGAAGCACACCGCGGCTACACACTCGACCAAGACATGACAGAAGGGGAAATAGCCACGCGCGATGCCAGCCAATACCTGTCCAGTTACCGTCGTGTATTGGAGTACTTTGATGCGGTCAAAGTGGCATTAACCGCCACCCCCGCCAAACACACCAGCGACATTTTTGGCAAACCCGTTTACACCTACTCTTATCGCGAAGCCGTGGCGGACGACTGGCTGATCGACCACGAGCCGCCCATTCGTTATGAAACCCTACTGACTCAACAAGGCATCAACTTTGCCAAAGGCGATCAAGTCAGTGCGATCAACACGCAAACCGGCGAAGTGCAAAGTGCCGAATTAGACGACGAGCTAAGCTTTGACGTAGATGCGTTTAACCGACGAGTCATTAACGAAAATTTCAACCGCGTTATCTGTGAGCAGTTAGTACAGGAGCTAGACCCGTTTGGCGACGAAAAAACACTTATCTTTTGTGCCACCGACTTACACGCCGACATGGTCAAGCGGTTGTTAGATGAAGCCTTTAAAGACCTCTATAACGGCGAGTATAACCAAGCCGCGGTCGCCAAGATTACCGGCCAAAGTGACAAAGTTGACCAACTGATCCGCCAATACAAAAACGAACGCTACCCGAACATTGCCATCACGGTGGACTTGCTGACCACCGGCATCGATGTGCCTACCATTTGTAATCTGGTCTTTATGCGTCGCGTAAAATCACGGATTTTATACGAGCAAATGATCGGCCGTGCGACTCGTCGCTGCGATGAAATCGGCAAAACGGTCTTCCGTATTTACGACCCTGTCGACATTTACGCCGCCCTTGCCGATGTGAATACCATGAAGCCTCTGGTGAGAGATCCGAACATTACATTGGAGCAATTGGTTGGTGAAATGACGAATCCAGAGCAGTTAGAGCGGTCGCTAAACGCCCCTGGAGATACGCCTGAACAAAGCCACGCCGATGTGGTGCTGAGTCAACTCAGCCAGAAGGTGATGCGAGTACTGCGTAAAGCCGAGAAAAAAGCCGAAAACAAACCGGCACTCAAGCAAAAACTTGGTGAACTACAAGAATTATGGGGCATTGAACCCAAAAGCCTGCACAAACACCTAAACGCGCTAGGCCCTAAGTCAGCCGCGACCTTTATCAACCAGCACAGTGGCTTATTGAACCAATTAGCCGACGTGAACCGCTTGCTAGGCAGTGATCGTCAACCGGTGATTTCTGAACATCACGACGAGATCAAAGAACGCACCCAAAGTTACGGCGAACACCAAAAACCGCAAGACTACCTAGACAGTTTCAATCAGTTTATTAAAGCACAACTGAACCAAAATACGGCACTTTCAGTTGTAGTCAAAAGGCCTAGGGACTTAACTCGTGAACAGTTGAAAGCTATCACACTCCTTCTCGATGGAGCTGGTTATTCAAATGTGAGCCTTCAGGCTGCGGTTCGTAAGCAAACAAATCAAGATATTGCAGCTAAGATAGTGGGACATATTCGTCGTGCTGCATTAGGTGAGCCTCTAATTCCATTTGAGCAACGAGTCGCGCAAGCCATGCAACGCATTTACCAAAGTCACAACTGGCTGCCAACACAACGAAAATGGCTAGAGCGCCTAGCCAAACAACTGGTACACGAAGTGATTATTGATAGAGAATTTGTTAATAGTCGTTTTTCTGATTACGGTGGAGCTAAACAGTTTGATAAAATATTGGGCAATCAACTGGATAGCGTACTGGATGAACTTAGTGACGCTATTTGGCCACAGAAAAGTGCTTAG
- a CDS encoding methionine aminotransferase, protein MTTTLSLTSKLPATGVTIFTKMSALANEKGAINVSQGFPDFPPDPRLLERASQALLTGNNQYSPMTGLPLLREAIAGLIARHYGRTVHVADEITVTSGASEAIFDAIMALIKPGDEVVLFDPAYDLYEPAVTLAGGVCKRVTLAAPNFRPDWHAFREVLSDKTRLVLINSPHNPTGSCWLADDLEQLWQAVQHCDLYVLSDEVYEFIQFNEKVVSVHKHPELALRSIVVSSFGKSFHLTGWKVGYVVAPANITAELRKVHQYVTFCTATPLQQALAEHLLALPEESAGLAGFYRQKRDLLRNALANSRFHLLPCDGTYFQLLDYRDISDLDDVAFCEWLIDEIGVAAIPISVFYQTPPDNQRVIRLCFAKTDDTLVEAAQRLSALSPSFS, encoded by the coding sequence GTGACGACTACACTTTCTTTGACCTCCAAACTGCCCGCCACGGGCGTGACGATTTTCACTAAGATGTCGGCGCTGGCCAATGAAAAAGGGGCGATTAATGTATCCCAAGGTTTTCCAGATTTCCCGCCCGATCCACGCTTGCTAGAACGCGCTTCTCAGGCGCTGTTAACGGGCAATAATCAATATTCTCCGATGACGGGGCTGCCATTATTGCGGGAAGCGATCGCGGGTTTGATAGCGCGTCATTATGGCCGCACTGTTCATGTTGCCGACGAAATCACCGTGACCAGCGGCGCGTCGGAAGCGATTTTCGATGCCATTATGGCGCTGATCAAACCGGGCGACGAGGTGGTGTTGTTCGACCCCGCCTACGATTTGTACGAGCCGGCGGTGACCTTAGCTGGCGGTGTGTGCAAGCGGGTGACCTTGGCGGCACCGAATTTTCGTCCGGATTGGCACGCATTCCGTGAAGTGCTGAGCGACAAAACGCGTTTGGTGTTGATCAACTCACCACACAACCCGACCGGCAGCTGTTGGTTGGCAGACGATTTAGAGCAATTATGGCAAGCGGTTCAGCACTGTGATCTGTATGTGTTGTCGGACGAAGTGTACGAATTTATCCAGTTTAACGAAAAGGTGGTGAGCGTTCACAAACACCCAGAACTGGCTCTGCGCAGCATTGTGGTGTCGTCGTTTGGCAAAAGCTTTCATTTGACCGGCTGGAAAGTGGGTTACGTGGTTGCGCCCGCCAATATCACCGCAGAATTGCGCAAGGTTCATCAATACGTGACTTTTTGCACCGCGACGCCTTTGCAACAAGCCTTGGCGGAGCATTTGCTGGCCTTACCGGAAGAAAGCGCGGGGCTGGCGGGGTTTTATCGTCAAAAACGCGACTTACTGAGAAACGCCTTGGCAAACAGCCGGTTTCATTTATTGCCCTGCGATGGCACCTATTTTCAGCTATTGGACTACCGCGATATCAGCGATTTGGATGACGTGGCGTTTTGCGAATGGCTCATTGATGAAATTGGCGTTGCGGCGATTCCGATCAGCGTGTTTTATCAAACACCGCCTGACAACCAGCGAGTGATTCGTTTGTGCTTCGCCAAAACAGACGACACCTTAGTCGAAGCGGCTCAGCGCTTGAGTGCGCTGTCGCCGAGTTTTTCCTAA